The genomic window TGTACGTATGCCGAGATAGGTGCCCCATACGTGCTCATACATCACCTGATTGAACTCATCAAACGAAACGTCATATACGGAACGGTTTTCTGTAAATATGGTATGGACGAGTATGATGCCATTCAATGTATTATAATCCTGCTGTATTTCCTCAACGGTAGCCACCCAGTCGATTTCCTTCGACTGCTCCAGAAGGACCACCTTATGATTGCCTTCCGAACGCTCCTGGAGTGCTTCCAGAAGATTGTCCAACTCCACGTGTTCAAGCCCTGCAAGAATAACATTTGCCCCCTGCTCTGCCAGGTGCATGGACAGTTCCTTGCCGAGCGGTGTGACAGCACTCGATACGATATAAGTTTTATCCTGCAAATTCATGGTTTCCTCCTGATTTCAAGCTTCCAATCTATATATATTGTAAACCTTAAGAGGCCACTTTACAAACGGCAGTATCTGCAGGAGAGGCATCTGTTACTCCACCGTAATATCAGACTGCGGCATCGTATGGAGACGCAGCGCATCCACATGTGAAATGACCGTATAGGTGCCCGCTTCTTCGAATGTATACTCGATTGAATAGACGCCATTCTGATCATGCTCCGCCTCTATCTTCTCAAGGCTTTCCTCCCCCTGCAGCACTTCGTACATCACCTTGTCTGCATCCGTGATATCCTCGCCATTCGAATGGACATGGGCGCTGAATTCGACTGTCTCGCCAACTTCAGCACTCTCCGGTGCTTCCAGGTCGACTTCGAGTGCATGCACTTCATCCTCGCTCGGGTTGTCATGGTTCATGTCATCCTCCGTCTCCCCGCCATTGCCACATGCCGTGAGGAAGGCAAGGCCCAGCATCATTGCAAACATAAAAAATTTTGATTTCATGGTTATTGCTCCTTTTATTTGATATATGAAATCATAGCACGGAATAGGACAGCGTGTTTGCACCCCAATTGTCATTTGTTTGAAAGCATTGTGTCGAAAAAATGACGAAAAGCCGATTTTCATCAGCTTTCTGATCATCCTATCTTTTTCATGAGGTTGGCCATCTCGATGGCCCCGACTGCTGTTTCTGCCCCCTTATTTCCTGCCTTGGTGCCTGCGCGCTCGATTGCCTGTTCGATATTTTCTGTGGTGATGATGCCGAACATGACCGGGATACCTGTAGTGAGGCCGGCCTGGGAAATTCCCTTGGCGGCTTCATTGCAGACATAATCGTAATGCGTCGTACTGCCGCGGATGACACATCCAAGTGCCACCACCGCATCATACTTGCCCGATTCCGCCAATTTCTTGGCTGCAAGCGGGATTTCAAATGCACCTGGAACGTAGATGAGATCGATATCGTCAGTGTCCACATCGTGGCTGATGAGCGCCCCTTCCGCCCCGCTGACGAGCTGGGATGTGATGAAGTCATTGAATCTGCCTGCCACAATGGCAATCTTAAGATCTGTACCAATCAATTTTGTGTCTATTCTATTCATATATTTATGCCTCCTAAAGCAGATGTCCGAGTTTTTCCTTTTTGGTCTTCAAATAATCCTGATTGACGACATTGGCCTGAACGATGTGGCTCTGACGGTTCACTTTGATGCCTTGCTCTTCGAGCCCCCTGATCTTTCTCGGGTTGTTGCTGAGCAGTGTCACTTCATCCAGTCCAAGATGCTGGAGCATTTCCGCCGCCACATCATACTTCCTCAGATCGGCATCGAAACCGAGGTGCTCGTTTGCGCTTACCGTATCATACCCCTGCTCGATCAGTTCATAGGCTTTGAGCTTGTTGATCAGTCCGATGCCCCGGCCTTCCTGCCTCATGTAGAGGATGATGCCATCCTGGTCGCTGATGATGCGCATCGCACGCTCCAGCTGTTCCCCACAGTCGCAGCGCTGGCTGTGGAAGACGTCGCCTGTCAGGCATTCTGAGTGGATCCTCACCGTCATATTGTTCTTCAGCTCACCATGGACAAGCGCAAGATGTTCCTTGCCCGTGTCGTTGTCCACGAATCCATACATCTTAAACCGCCCATAATCCGTCGGCAGCTGAACGGTGCTTTCCAGTGTAACGCCTGTGAACTTCTGCATATGCCGCTTCAGGTCCTCTATTGTAATCATTTTGAGACCATGCTTTTTCCTGTAGATTTCAAGGTCATCCACACGTGCCATTGTGCCGTCATCATTCATGATTTCGCATATCACTCCGACTGGTGCCGCCCCTGACAGGCGGGCCAAGTCCGTCGATGCTTCGGTGTGCCCCATGCGTTCAAGCACCCCGCCATCCTTTGCGACCAGCGGAAATATATGACCGGGCGCATTGAAATCGGAAGGCTCCACTCCCGCCTCCGACAGCGCACGGATCGTGTCATACCTTTCATGGGCACTGATGCCGGTCGTCGTGGAGACATGGTCGATGGATGCCGTAAAAGCTGTCCCATGGGGATCGCTGTTGTTGTTGACCATCGGGGAGAGTCCGGCCTTTTCTGCAATTTCACCGGTCAGCGGCGTGCAGATCAGGCCGCGGCCGTGGGTGGCCATGAAGTTCACTTCATCGGCTGTAATATACTCTGCGATACCTACCAGGTCGCCTTCATTTTCACGATCTTCGTCATCCACGACAATGATCAGTTTTCCCTGCTTCAGATCTTCAACTGCAGATTCTATCGTATCAAACATGGCGGTCACCCACTTCCTCGAGCGCCCCGATATTCAAGGTTCCTCCTGAGCGGAGCAGATGATCCACATGCTTCATCAGCATATCCGCCTCGATATTGACCCGCTCTCCCTTGTCCTTTTGTGCAAGTGTTGTCCGCTCCTGCGTCTCCGGAATCAGGTTGAGGATGATTTCGGATGCTTCCAGATCGACATCGAACAGTGTGAGGCTGATGCCATCCACTGCGACAGATCCTTTCTTAACCATATATTTCATCAATGACGAAGGGCATGCGATATGCATGACCTGGGCACTGCCGTCATCATCGACGGAAGTGATTTCTCCCGTACCGTCCACATGCCCGGAAACGATATGCCCCCCAAGCCTTGTGGAGAGTGTCAGTGCCCGTTCAAGATTGACACCCATGCCCGCTTCCACCTTGTCGAGGCTCGTTATGCGCTTCGTTTCGTTGACCATCTCGACTGTGAAACTGCCTTCTTTAATGTCAGTCACCGTCAGGCACGTCCCATTCACGCTGATCGAATCTCCAAGCCTCAGATCATCAAAAATACCTGCAGTAATTTCAAATACCGTATGTGCGCCTGTATCCTCCGCTATCTTCACTTCGCCGATCTGTTCGATAATTCCTGTAAACATTATGCTCAAGCCTTTCTATAAGTTAATTTAAGGTCAGACCCGAGCTTTTCAACATCAATCATTTCAAGCTGAAC from Salinicoccus sp. RF5 includes these protein-coding regions:
- a CDS encoding SDR family NAD(P)-dependent oxidoreductase, whose product is MNLQDKTYIVSSAVTPLGKELSMHLAEQGANVILAGLEHVELDNLLEALQERSEGNHKVVLLEQSKEIDWVATVEEIQQDYNTLNGIILVHTIFTENRSVYDVSFDEFNQVMYEHVWGTYLGIRTLRPMLKDERDAKIINVIEPSFEDVFERNLYYTVTGAIEALTHSTAAELRKEDVDVYALSYRPSIRYEESPERSNSEAISTVMSILSGSEEAPNGNTIIIN
- a CDS encoding FixH family protein, whose protein sequence is MKSKFFMFAMMLGLAFLTACGNGGETEDDMNHDNPSEDEVHALEVDLEAPESAEVGETVEFSAHVHSNGEDITDADKVMYEVLQGEESLEKIEAEHDQNGVYSIEYTFEEAGTYTVISHVDALRLHTMPQSDITVE
- the ribE gene encoding 6,7-dimethyl-8-ribityllumazine synthase, which encodes MNRIDTKLIGTDLKIAIVAGRFNDFITSQLVSGAEGALISHDVDTDDIDLIYVPGAFEIPLAAKKLAESGKYDAVVALGCVIRGSTTHYDYVCNEAAKGISQAGLTTGIPVMFGIITTENIEQAIERAGTKAGNKGAETAVGAIEMANLMKKIG
- the ribB gene encoding 3,4-dihydroxy-2-butanone-4-phosphate synthase produces the protein MFDTIESAVEDLKQGKLIIVVDDEDRENEGDLVGIAEYITADEVNFMATHGRGLICTPLTGEIAEKAGLSPMVNNNSDPHGTAFTASIDHVSTTTGISAHERYDTIRALSEAGVEPSDFNAPGHIFPLVAKDGGVLERMGHTEASTDLARLSGAAPVGVICEIMNDDGTMARVDDLEIYRKKHGLKMITIEDLKRHMQKFTGVTLESTVQLPTDYGRFKMYGFVDNDTGKEHLALVHGELKNNMTVRIHSECLTGDVFHSQRCDCGEQLERAMRIISDQDGIILYMRQEGRGIGLINKLKAYELIEQGYDTVSANEHLGFDADLRKYDVAAEMLQHLGLDEVTLLSNNPRKIRGLEEQGIKVNRQSHIVQANVVNQDYLKTKKEKLGHLL
- a CDS encoding riboflavin synthase, with amino-acid sequence MFTGIIEQIGEVKIAEDTGAHTVFEITAGIFDDLRLGDSISVNGTCLTVTDIKEGSFTVEMVNETKRITSLDKVEAGMGVNLERALTLSTRLGGHIVSGHVDGTGEITSVDDDGSAQVMHIACPSSLMKYMVKKGSVAVDGISLTLFDVDLEASEIILNLIPETQERTTLAQKDKGERVNIEADMLMKHVDHLLRSGGTLNIGALEEVGDRHV